The following proteins are encoded in a genomic region of Entelurus aequoreus isolate RoL-2023_Sb linkage group LG01, RoL_Eaeq_v1.1, whole genome shotgun sequence:
- the LOC133641622 gene encoding chloride intracellular channel protein 5-like codes for MTDIAAQEDKDPDIELFVKAGSDGESIGNCPFSQRLFMILWLKGVVFNVTTVDLKRKPADLHNLAPGTHPPFLTFQGEVLTDVNKIEEYLEEELAPPKYPKLAVKNRESNTAGNDVFAKFSAYIKNTSPNKNGALEQSLNKALAKLDEYLLNPLPLDDGESTRKYLDGDELTLADCNLLPKLHVVKVVAKKYRNYDIPSQFRGVWRYLGNAYGRDEFTNTCAADVEIELAYKDVAKVLGK; via the exons gctGGCAGTGATGGGGAGAGCATTGGAAACTGTCCATTCTCGCAGCGTCTCTTCATGATTCTTTGGCTGAAAGGCGTGGTCTTCAACGTCACCACCGTTGACCTGAAGAG GAAACCAGCTGACCTTCACAACCTGGCCCCGGGGACACACCCACCCTTTCTCACCTTCCAGGGGGAGGTGCTTACTGACGTCAATAAAATCGAGGAATACCTGGAGGAGGAGTTGGCTCCGCCCAA GTATCCCAAACTTGCAGTGAAGAACCGTGAGTCCAACACGGCGGGAAACGACGTGTTTGCCAAGTTCTCGGCTTACATCAAAAACACGAGTCCAAATAAAAATGGTG CACTCGAGCAAAGTCTCAACAAGGCTCTGGCCAAGCTGGACGAGTATCTCCTGAACCCTCTACCGCTTGACGATGGCGAATCAACGCGCAAATATCTGGACGGTGACGAGCTGACGCTAGCTGACTGCAACCTTCTTCCCAAACTTCATGTTGTCAAG GTGGTGGCAAAGAAATACCGCAATTACGACATCCCGTCCCAATTCCGAGGTGTGTGGCGCTACCTTGGCAACGCCTACGGCCGAGATGAGTTCACCAACACGTGTGCAGCTGATGTGGAAATCGAGCTGGCCTATAAGGATGTTGCAAAAGTTCTCGGGAAATGA